The following are from one region of the Arcobacter arenosus genome:
- a CDS encoding DUF2867 domain-containing protein, with the protein MSSIIYDSKVLEYIDRVDYTDSFETKVSSGETIKELYLELVNSKSKTTDFLMYIRNKIMSIFGVKTVDKNINDDFTVGSKIGLFKIYYISDTEIIAGEKDWHLDFCVSFFKKDDKVMLSTIVKYNNGFGKIYMNIIKPFHKLLVKNSLKKLNK; encoded by the coding sequence TTGTCAAGTATAATTTATGATTCAAAAGTATTAGAATATATTGATAGAGTAGATTATACTGATAGTTTTGAAACAAAAGTCTCAAGTGGTGAAACTATTAAAGAACTCTATTTAGAACTTGTAAATAGTAAGTCTAAAACAACAGATTTTTTAATGTATATAAGAAATAAAATCATGTCAATATTTGGTGTAAAAACTGTTGATAAAAATATAAATGATGATTTTACAGTTGGAAGTAAAATAGGGTTATTTAAAATATATTACATAAGTGATACAGAGATAATAGCAGGAGAGAAAGATTGGCATTTAGATTTTTGTGTTTCTTTTTTCAAAAAAGATGATAAAGTGATGTTGTCTACCATTGTAAAATATAATAATGGGTTTGGAAAAATTTATATGAATATAATCAAACCTTTTCATAAGCTATTAGTAAAAAATAGTCTAAAAAAGTTAAATAAATGA